In the genome of Streptomyces collinus, one region contains:
- the shc gene encoding squalene--hopene cyclase, protein MTATTDGSTGALPPRAAAASDTDTHIPGAAGVPEAAARAARRATDFLLSLQDAEGWWKGDLETNVTMDAEDLLLRQFLGIRDEKTTQAAALFIRGEQNADGTWATFYGGPSELSATIEAYVALRLAGDAPDAPHMAKASAWIRAQGGIAAARVFTRIWLALFGWWKWEDLPELPPELVFFPKWVPLNIYDFGCWARQTIVPLTIVSAKRPVRPAPFPLDELHTDPDLPNPPRPLASPFSWDGAFQRMDKGLHALRKVAPRRLRRAAMNSAARWIIERQENDGCWGGIQPPAVYSVIALHLLGYDLEHPVMREGLASLDRFAVWREDGARMIEACQSPVWDTCLAAIALVDAGLPPDHPQLVKAADWMLGEEIVRPGDWSVKRPGLPPGGWAFEFHNDNYPDIDDTAEVILALRRIAHHDPERLDRAIVRGMRWTLGMQSKNGAWAAFDVDNTSPFPNRLPFCDFGEVIDPPSADVTAHVVEMLAVEGLAHDPRTRRGIEWLLAEQEPDGSWFGRWGVNYVYGTGSVVPALTAAGLPAAHPAIRRAVAWLESVQNDDGGWGEDLRSYKDARQWSGRGASTASQTAWALMALLAAGERDSKAVERGVEWLAATQREDGSWDEPYFTGTGFPWDFSINYHLYRQVFPLTALGRYVHGEPFADRLKGS, encoded by the coding sequence ATGACAGCGACGACCGACGGAAGCACCGGGGCCCTGCCACCCCGCGCCGCCGCGGCCAGCGACACCGACACGCACATCCCCGGGGCGGCCGGGGTACCGGAAGCCGCCGCACGCGCCGCCCGGCGTGCCACCGACTTCCTGCTCTCCCTCCAGGACGCCGAGGGCTGGTGGAAGGGCGACCTCGAGACCAACGTCACGATGGACGCCGAGGACCTGCTGCTCCGTCAGTTCCTCGGTATCCGCGACGAGAAGACCACGCAGGCCGCCGCCCTCTTCATCCGCGGCGAGCAGAACGCGGACGGCACCTGGGCCACCTTCTACGGCGGGCCGAGTGAACTGTCCGCCACCATCGAGGCGTACGTCGCCCTCCGCCTGGCCGGTGACGCCCCCGACGCCCCGCACATGGCGAAGGCCTCCGCCTGGATCCGCGCGCAGGGCGGCATCGCCGCCGCCCGGGTCTTCACCCGGATCTGGCTGGCCCTGTTCGGCTGGTGGAAGTGGGAGGACCTGCCCGAACTCCCGCCGGAGCTCGTCTTCTTCCCGAAGTGGGTGCCGCTCAACATCTACGACTTCGGCTGCTGGGCGCGGCAGACCATCGTCCCGCTGACGATCGTCTCCGCGAAGCGGCCGGTACGCCCCGCACCCTTCCCGCTCGACGAGCTGCACACCGACCCGGACCTTCCCAACCCGCCGAGGCCCCTGGCTTCGCCGTTCAGTTGGGACGGGGCGTTCCAGCGGATGGACAAGGGCCTGCACGCCCTGCGGAAGGTCGCCCCGCGCAGACTGCGCAGAGCCGCCATGAACAGCGCCGCCCGCTGGATCATCGAGCGGCAGGAGAACGACGGCTGCTGGGGCGGCATCCAGCCCCCGGCCGTGTACTCGGTCATCGCCCTGCACCTGCTCGGCTACGACCTCGAACACCCCGTGATGCGCGAGGGGCTGGCGTCCCTGGACCGGTTCGCCGTGTGGCGCGAGGACGGGGCCCGGATGATCGAGGCCTGCCAGTCACCCGTGTGGGACACCTGCCTGGCCGCCATCGCCCTCGTCGACGCCGGACTGCCCCCCGACCACCCGCAGTTGGTGAAGGCGGCCGACTGGATGCTGGGCGAGGAGATCGTCCGGCCCGGTGACTGGTCCGTGAAGCGGCCCGGACTGCCGCCCGGGGGCTGGGCGTTCGAGTTCCACAACGACAACTACCCCGACATCGACGACACCGCGGAGGTGATCCTCGCGCTGCGCCGGATCGCCCACCACGACCCGGAGCGCCTCGACCGGGCCATCGTCCGCGGCATGCGCTGGACGCTCGGCATGCAGTCGAAGAACGGCGCGTGGGCGGCCTTCGACGTCGACAACACCAGCCCCTTCCCCAACCGGCTGCCGTTCTGCGACTTCGGCGAGGTCATCGACCCGCCTTCCGCGGACGTCACCGCGCACGTCGTGGAGATGCTCGCCGTCGAGGGTCTCGCCCACGACCCGCGCACCCGGCGCGGCATCGAGTGGCTGCTGGCCGAGCAGGAACCGGACGGCTCGTGGTTCGGGCGCTGGGGCGTCAACTACGTCTACGGCACGGGGTCCGTCGTCCCCGCCCTGACCGCGGCCGGTCTTCCCGCCGCGCACCCGGCGATCCGGCGGGCCGTCGCCTGGCTGGAGTCGGTCCAGAACGACGACGGCGGCTGGGGCGAGGACCTGCGCTCCTACAAGGACGCCCGGCAGTGGAGCGGCCGGGGCGCCTCGACCGCCTCGCAGACGGCCTGGGCACTGATGGCCCTGCTCGCGGCGGGGGAGCGTGACTCCAAGGCCGTCGAACGCGGAGTCGAGTGGCTCGCCGCCACCCAGCGGGAGGACGGCTCCTGGGACGAGCCGTACTTCACGGGGACGGGCTTCCCGTGGGACTTCTCGATCAACTACCACCTCTACCGGCAGGTGTTCCCGCTCACGGCACTCGGCCGGTACGTCCACGGGGAGCCCTTCGCCGACCGGCTCAAGGGGAGCTGA
- a CDS encoding phosphorylase family protein translates to MSAQPAPVPLLIACALGIEQFALRAGGRGGAGGPVTVLRTGMGPVAAERAVTRMLADPALRDAAVLATGFCAGLAPGMHPGDLVVAEETRDARGTTPCVGTELLVKELARALPGRTVHTGPLTGSDHVVRGPERSALRATGSIAVDMESAVTLLSAVRAGERPVAAVRVVVDAPEHELVRIGTVRGGISAFRVLRSVLPAFFEWHRSLLLPRR, encoded by the coding sequence ATGAGCGCGCAGCCCGCCCCGGTCCCGCTGCTGATCGCCTGCGCGCTCGGCATCGAGCAGTTCGCCCTGCGCGCGGGCGGCCGGGGCGGGGCCGGCGGGCCGGTCACGGTGCTGCGGACGGGCATGGGGCCGGTGGCCGCCGAGCGGGCCGTCACCCGCATGCTGGCCGACCCGGCCCTGCGCGACGCCGCCGTCCTGGCCACCGGCTTCTGCGCGGGGCTCGCGCCGGGCATGCACCCCGGTGATCTGGTCGTCGCCGAGGAGACCCGCGACGCGCGCGGCACGACGCCCTGCGTCGGGACCGAGCTGCTGGTGAAGGAGCTGGCCCGCGCCCTGCCCGGCCGGACCGTGCACACCGGGCCGCTCACCGGCTCCGACCACGTCGTGCGCGGCCCCGAACGGTCCGCGCTGCGCGCGACCGGCTCGATCGCGGTCGACATGGAGTCCGCCGTCACGCTCCTGAGCGCCGTGCGTGCGGGCGAGCGCCCGGTTGCGGCCGTCCGGGTGGTCGTGGACGCTCCTGAACATGAACTCGTCCGGATCGGCACGGTGCGCGGTGGAATATCAGCTTTCCGTGTCCTTCGCTCCGTCCTTCCCGCTTTCTTCGAATGGCACCGTTCCTTGCTGCTCCCCAGGAGGTGA
- a CDS encoding aspartate aminotransferase family protein, with the protein MTTAESASESSQAGEFDLGKLLAERGAERYELHTRYLNHQLPRMLHTIGFDKVYERAEGAYFWDADGNDYLDMLAGFGVMGLGRHHPVVRKALHDVVDAGLADLTRFDCQPLPGLLAEKLLAHSPHLDRVFFGNSGTEAVEGALKFARFVTGRPRILYCAHAFHGLTTGSLSVNGESGFRDGFAPLLPDTAVPLGDLDALERELRKGDVAALIVEPIQGKGVLEGPPGWLRAAQELLHRHKALLIADEVQTGLGRTGDFYAYQHELGVEPDLVCVAKALSGGYVPVGATIGKDWIFKKVYSSMDRVLVHSASFGSNAQAMAAGLAVLSVMENEQIVANVRATGERLSSRLAALTDKYEMLAEVRGRGLMIGIEFGRPKSLKLRSRWAMLQAARKGLFAQMVVVPLLQRHRILTQVSGDHMEVIKLIPPLIIGEREVDRFVDAFTAVMDDAHNGGLVWDFGKTLVKQAVANR; encoded by the coding sequence ATGACAACCGCCGAGTCCGCGTCGGAGTCGTCGCAGGCCGGGGAGTTCGACCTCGGCAAGCTGCTGGCCGAGCGCGGAGCCGAGCGCTACGAACTGCACACCCGGTACCTCAACCACCAGCTCCCGCGCATGCTGCACACCATCGGCTTCGACAAGGTCTACGAGCGCGCCGAGGGCGCCTACTTCTGGGACGCGGACGGCAACGACTACCTGGACATGCTCGCCGGGTTCGGGGTGATGGGGCTGGGCCGCCACCATCCCGTGGTGCGCAAGGCGCTGCACGACGTGGTGGACGCCGGCCTGGCCGACCTCACCCGCTTCGACTGCCAGCCGCTGCCCGGTCTGCTGGCCGAGAAGCTGCTCGCGCACAGTCCGCACCTGGACCGGGTGTTCTTCGGCAACAGCGGCACCGAGGCCGTCGAGGGCGCCCTGAAGTTCGCCCGGTTCGTCACCGGCAGGCCCAGGATCCTGTACTGCGCGCACGCCTTCCACGGCCTGACCACCGGCTCCCTCTCGGTGAACGGTGAATCCGGCTTCCGCGACGGCTTCGCCCCGCTGCTGCCCGACACGGCCGTACCGCTCGGCGACCTCGACGCGCTGGAGAGGGAGCTGCGGAAGGGCGATGTCGCCGCCCTGATCGTCGAACCGATCCAGGGCAAGGGAGTGCTGGAAGGGCCGCCCGGCTGGCTGCGGGCCGCGCAGGAGCTGCTGCACCGGCACAAGGCCCTGCTCATCGCCGACGAGGTGCAGACGGGCCTCGGCCGGACCGGCGACTTCTACGCCTATCAGCACGAGCTTGGCGTGGAACCGGACCTGGTGTGCGTGGCCAAGGCGCTCTCCGGCGGCTATGTACCGGTGGGGGCCACGATCGGCAAGGACTGGATCTTCAAGAAGGTCTACTCGTCCATGGACCGGGTGCTGGTCCATTCGGCGAGCTTCGGATCCAATGCGCAGGCCATGGCGGCGGGCCTCGCGGTGCTGTCGGTGATGGAGAACGAGCAGATCGTCGCGAACGTCCGGGCCACCGGGGAGCGGCTCAGCTCCCGGCTCGCCGCGCTCACGGACAAGTACGAGATGCTCGCCGAGGTCCGCGGCCGGGGCCTGATGATCGGCATCGAGTTCGGACGGCCGAAGTCGCTGAAGCTGCGCAGCCGCTGGGCCATGCTCCAGGCCGCGCGCAAGGGGCTCTTCGCGCAGATGGTCGTCGTGCCGCTGCTCCAGCGGCACCGGATCCTCACCCAGGTCTCCGGCGACCACATGGAGGTGATCAAGCTGATCCCGCCGCTGATCATCGGCGAGCGGGAGGTGGACCGGTTCGTCGACGCCTTCACGGCCGTGATGGACGACGCGCACAACGGCGGGCTGGTGTGGGACTTCGGGAAGACCCTGGTCAAGCAGGCAGTGGCCAACCGATAG
- the ispG gene encoding flavodoxin-dependent (E)-4-hydroxy-3-methylbut-2-enyl-diphosphate synthase — protein sequence MTAIELGVPEVPLRPIAERRVSRRIQVGPVAVGGGAPVSVQSMTTTRTSDVGATLQQIAELTASGCQIVRVACPTQDDADALATIARKSQIPVIADIHFQPKYVFAAIEAGCAAVRVNPGNIKQFDDRIKEIAQAAQDHGTPIRIGVNAGSLDRRLLQKYGRATPEALVESALWEASLFEEHGFRDIKISVKHNDPVVMIEAYSQLAEQCDYPLHLGVTEAGPAFQGTIKSAVAFGALLSRGIGDTIRVSLSAPPAEEVKVGIQILQSLGLKERRLEIVSCPSCGRAQVDVYKLAEEVTAGLDGMEVPLRVAVMGCVVNGPGEAREADLGVASGNGKGQIFVKGEVIKTVPESKIVETLIEEAMKIAEQMEQDGVGSGEPAVTVS from the coding sequence GTGACCGCCATTGAGCTGGGCGTCCCCGAGGTGCCGCTCCGGCCGATCGCCGAGCGGCGCGTCTCGCGCCGGATCCAGGTCGGTCCGGTGGCGGTCGGGGGCGGGGCCCCGGTGTCCGTGCAGTCGATGACGACGACCCGCACGTCGGACGTCGGTGCCACGCTGCAGCAGATCGCGGAGCTGACCGCGTCCGGCTGCCAGATCGTCCGGGTCGCCTGCCCCACGCAGGACGACGCGGACGCGCTCGCGACCATCGCCCGCAAATCACAGATCCCCGTGATCGCGGACATCCACTTCCAGCCGAAGTACGTGTTCGCGGCCATCGAGGCGGGCTGCGCGGCCGTCCGCGTCAACCCCGGCAACATCAAGCAGTTCGACGACCGGATCAAGGAGATCGCCCAGGCGGCGCAGGACCACGGCACGCCGATCCGCATCGGCGTCAACGCCGGGTCGCTGGACCGGCGCCTGCTCCAGAAGTACGGCAGGGCCACCCCGGAGGCGCTCGTGGAGAGCGCCCTGTGGGAGGCGTCCCTGTTCGAGGAGCACGGCTTCCGGGACATCAAGATCTCCGTCAAGCACAACGACCCGGTCGTGATGATCGAGGCGTACAGCCAGTTGGCCGAACAGTGCGACTACCCGCTGCACCTGGGCGTCACGGAGGCGGGCCCGGCCTTCCAGGGCACGATCAAGTCGGCGGTGGCGTTCGGGGCGCTGCTGTCGCGGGGCATCGGCGACACGATCCGGGTGTCGCTGTCCGCGCCGCCGGCCGAGGAGGTCAAGGTCGGCATCCAGATCCTCCAGTCCCTGGGGCTCAAGGAGCGGCGGCTGGAGATCGTGTCGTGCCCGTCCTGCGGGCGCGCACAGGTCGACGTGTACAAGCTGGCCGAGGAGGTCACGGCCGGGCTCGACGGCATGGAGGTGCCGCTGCGGGTCGCCGTCATGGGGTGTGTGGTCAACGGGCCCGGCGAGGCACGGGAGGCCGATCTCGGAGTGGCCTCCGGCAACGGCAAGGGGCAGATCTTCGTCAAGGGCGAGGTCATCAAGACCGTCCCCGAGTCCAAGATCGTCGAGACGCTGATCGAAGAGGCGATGAAGATCGCCGAGCAGATGGAGCAGGACGGCGTGGGGTCGGGGGAGCCGGCCGTCACCGTGAGCTGA
- the dxs gene encoding 1-deoxy-D-xylulose-5-phosphate synthase: MTILESIRGPHDLKALSEAEVGELAEEIREFLVHAVARTGGHLGPNLGVVELTIALHRVFESPVDRILWDTGHQSYVHKLLTGRQDFSKLRGKGGLSGYPSREESEHDVIENSHASTALGWADGLAKARRVQGERGHVVAVIGDGALTGGMAWEALNNIAAAKDRPLIIVVNDNERSYAPTIGGLANHLATLRTTDGYERVLAWGKDVLQGTPLVGNTLYEALHGAKKGFKDAFAPQGLFEDLGLKYVGPIDGHDTRAVESALRRAKRFHGPVLVHCLTEKGRGYEPALAHEEDHFHTVGVMDPLTCAPLSPSGGPSWTSVFGEEIVRIGEERQDVVAITAAMLHPVGLGAFAERFPDRVWDVGIAEQHAAVSAAGLATGGLHPVVAVYATFLNRAFDQLLMDVALHRCGVTFVLDRAGVTGVDGASHNGMWDMSVLQVVPGLRIAAPRDADQLRAQLREAVAVDDAPTLVRFPKESVGPSIPAVDRVGGLDVLHRSSDPQVLLVAVGVMAPVCLQAAELLEARGIGCTVVDPRWVKPVDPALPGLAAEHRLVAVVEDNSRAAGVGSAVALALGDADVDVPVRRFGIPEQFLAHAKRGEVLADIGLTPVEVAGRIGASLAVKEEPSKEPQE, from the coding sequence GTGACGATTCTGGAGAGCATCCGGGGACCACACGACCTGAAGGCGCTGTCCGAGGCGGAAGTAGGGGAACTGGCGGAGGAGATCCGGGAGTTCCTGGTGCACGCGGTCGCCAGGACCGGCGGCCATCTGGGACCCAACCTGGGCGTGGTGGAGCTGACCATCGCCCTGCACCGGGTCTTCGAGTCGCCGGTCGACCGCATCCTGTGGGACACCGGCCACCAGAGCTACGTCCACAAACTGCTGACCGGCCGCCAGGACTTCTCCAAGCTGCGCGGCAAGGGCGGCCTGTCCGGCTACCCCTCGCGCGAGGAGTCCGAGCACGACGTCATCGAGAACAGCCACGCCTCCACCGCCCTCGGCTGGGCCGACGGGCTCGCCAAGGCCCGCCGGGTGCAGGGTGAGAGGGGCCATGTCGTCGCGGTCATCGGCGACGGGGCGCTCACCGGCGGCATGGCCTGGGAGGCCCTGAACAACATCGCGGCCGCCAAGGACCGGCCGCTGATCATCGTCGTCAACGACAACGAACGCTCCTACGCCCCGACCATCGGCGGCCTCGCCAACCACCTCGCCACGCTGCGCACGACGGACGGCTACGAACGGGTCCTCGCCTGGGGCAAGGACGTCCTCCAGGGCACACCTCTGGTCGGCAACACCCTCTACGAGGCCCTGCACGGCGCCAAGAAGGGCTTCAAGGACGCGTTCGCGCCGCAGGGCCTCTTCGAGGACCTCGGTCTGAAGTACGTCGGCCCGATCGACGGGCACGACACCCGGGCCGTGGAGTCCGCGCTGCGGCGCGCGAAACGCTTCCACGGGCCGGTGCTGGTCCACTGCCTCACGGAGAAGGGCCGCGGCTACGAGCCCGCCCTCGCCCACGAGGAGGACCACTTCCACACCGTCGGCGTCATGGACCCGCTGACCTGCGCACCGCTCTCCCCGTCGGGCGGACCCTCGTGGACCTCGGTGTTCGGTGAGGAGATCGTCCGGATCGGAGAGGAGCGCCAGGACGTGGTGGCGATAACCGCCGCCATGCTGCACCCCGTGGGTCTGGGCGCCTTCGCCGAGCGCTTCCCGGACCGGGTGTGGGACGTCGGCATCGCCGAGCAGCACGCGGCCGTGTCCGCAGCGGGCCTCGCGACGGGCGGCCTGCACCCGGTCGTCGCCGTCTACGCCACCTTCCTCAACCGCGCCTTCGACCAGCTGCTCATGGACGTGGCCCTGCACCGCTGCGGGGTCACCTTCGTCCTGGACCGGGCCGGGGTCACCGGCGTCGACGGGGCCTCCCACAACGGCATGTGGGACATGTCCGTCCTCCAGGTCGTGCCCGGGCTCAGGATCGCCGCGCCACGGGACGCCGACCAGCTGCGCGCCCAGCTGCGGGAGGCGGTCGCCGTGGACGACGCGCCGACGCTGGTGCGGTTCCCGAAGGAGTCCGTCGGCCCGTCGATCCCGGCCGTGGACCGGGTGGGAGGGCTGGACGTGCTGCACCGTTCCTCCGACCCGCAGGTGCTCCTGGTGGCCGTCGGCGTGATGGCACCGGTCTGCCTCCAGGCCGCCGAACTGCTCGAAGCGCGCGGCATCGGCTGCACCGTCGTCGACCCGCGCTGGGTCAAGCCCGTCGACCCGGCGCTGCCGGGGCTCGCCGCCGAGCACCGCCTGGTGGCCGTCGTCGAGGACAACAGCCGCGCGGCGGGGGTCGGTTCGGCCGTGGCGCTGGCCCTGGGCGACGCCGACGTCGACGTGCCGGTACGGCGGTTCGGCATCCCCGAGCAGTTCCTCGCACACGCCAAGCGCGGCGAGGTGCTCGCCGACATCGGCCTGACACCCGTCGAGGTCGCCGGACGGATCGGCGCGAGCCTGGCCGTCAAGGAAGAGCCGTCCAAGGAGCCACAGGAATGA
- a CDS encoding helix-turn-helix domain-containing protein, which translates to MSSSETERPSGADSSADPAPGALPAVAPQLRALRRQASLTLETAARAAGLSPAHLSRLETGQRQPSLPMLLALARVYGTTVSELLGETVAERDSVIRAADMEPTAAGGWTYWQAGAPGRGMQALRVHVPHGSQGDIVRVHPGEEWLHVLRGRLRLRLGDTTHRLAAGDSAHFDSLTPHRIAAEDHDGVELLFVHTLLQSPTAALCLGPTPGDLS; encoded by the coding sequence ATGAGCTCCTCCGAGACCGAGCGGCCCTCCGGGGCCGACTCGTCGGCCGACCCCGCGCCCGGTGCGCTGCCCGCCGTCGCGCCCCAGCTGCGAGCCCTGCGGCGCCAGGCCTCCCTCACCCTGGAGACCGCGGCCCGCGCCGCCGGGCTGTCGCCCGCACACCTCTCGCGGCTGGAGACCGGGCAGCGCCAGCCCTCGCTGCCGATGCTGCTCGCGCTCGCCCGCGTCTACGGTACGACGGTTTCCGAACTGCTCGGCGAGACGGTCGCCGAGCGGGACTCCGTGATCCGCGCGGCGGACATGGAACCCACCGCGGCCGGCGGCTGGACCTACTGGCAGGCCGGCGCCCCCGGCCGCGGGATGCAGGCCCTGCGCGTCCACGTCCCCCACGGCTCCCAGGGCGACATCGTGCGCGTCCACCCCGGCGAGGAATGGCTCCACGTGCTGCGCGGCCGGCTGCGGCTGCGGCTCGGGGACACCACGCACCGGCTGGCGGCCGGCGACAGCGCCCACTTCGACTCGCTCACCCCGCACCGGATCGCCGCCGAGGACCACGACGGCGTCGAGCTGCTCTTCGTCCACACCCTGTTGCAGAGCCCCACGGCCGCCCTGTGCCTGGGCCCCACCCCTGGAGACCTGTCGTGA
- a CDS encoding DUF6126 family protein has translation MKDMEEKFPRALWVRLFVYLIAGHIFAAFIYLLFEVGAK, from the coding sequence GTGAAGGACATGGAGGAGAAGTTCCCCCGCGCCCTGTGGGTGAGGCTGTTCGTCTACCTCATCGCGGGTCACATCTTCGCCGCGTTCATCTACCTGCTGTTCGAGGTCGGGGCGAAGTAG
- the hpnH gene encoding adenosyl-hopene transferase HpnH, which yields MAMPLRQSIKVATYLAEQKIRRRDKFPLIVELEPLFACNLKCEGCGKIQHPAGVLKQRMPVAQAVGAVMESGAPMVSIAGGEPLMHPQIDEIVRQLVAKRKYVFLCTNAMLLRKKMDTFTPSPYFAFAVHIDGLRERHDESVAKEGVFDEAVEAIKEAKRRGFRVTTNSTFFNTDTPQTIIEVLNFLNDDLQVDEMMISPAYAYEKAPDQEHFLGVEQTRELFKKAFSGGNRRRWRLNHSPLFLDFLEGKVDFPCTAWAIPNYSLFGWQRPCYLMSDGYVPTYRELVEDTDWDKYGRGKDPRCANCMAHCGYEPTAVLATMGSLKESLRAMRETVSGNRE from the coding sequence ATGGCCATGCCGCTCCGACAGTCCATCAAGGTCGCTACATACTTGGCTGAACAGAAGATCCGCCGGCGGGACAAGTTCCCGCTGATCGTCGAACTGGAGCCGCTGTTCGCCTGCAACCTCAAATGCGAGGGGTGCGGCAAGATCCAGCATCCGGCCGGGGTGCTCAAGCAGCGGATGCCCGTCGCCCAGGCCGTGGGGGCGGTCATGGAGTCCGGCGCCCCGATGGTGTCCATCGCCGGTGGCGAGCCGCTGATGCACCCGCAGATCGACGAGATCGTGCGCCAGCTGGTGGCCAAGCGGAAGTACGTCTTCCTCTGCACCAACGCGATGCTGCTGCGCAAGAAGATGGACACGTTCACGCCGTCGCCCTACTTCGCCTTCGCGGTGCACATCGACGGCCTGCGCGAGCGGCACGACGAGTCGGTCGCCAAGGAGGGCGTGTTCGACGAGGCCGTGGAGGCGATCAAGGAGGCCAAGCGGCGCGGCTTCCGGGTCACCACCAACTCGACCTTCTTCAACACCGACACCCCGCAGACCATCATCGAGGTGCTGAACTTCCTCAACGACGACCTCCAGGTCGACGAGATGATGATCTCGCCCGCCTACGCCTACGAGAAGGCTCCCGACCAGGAGCACTTCCTCGGCGTGGAGCAGACCCGCGAGCTGTTCAAGAAGGCCTTCTCCGGCGGCAACCGGCGGCGCTGGCGGCTCAACCACTCCCCGCTCTTCCTGGACTTCCTGGAGGGCAAGGTCGACTTCCCGTGCACGGCGTGGGCGATCCCGAACTACTCGCTCTTCGGCTGGCAGCGCCCCTGTTACCTGATGAGCGACGGGTACGTGCCGACGTACCGCGAGCTGGTCGAGGACACCGATTGGGACAAGTACGGCCGCGGCAAGGACCCGCGCTGCGCCAACTGCATGGCGCACTGCGGCTACGAGCCCACCGCCGTCCTCGCCACCATGGGATCGCTGAAGGAGTCGCTGCGCGCCATGCGCGAGACGGTCTCCGGGAACCGGGAGTGA